A part of Ziziphus jujuba cultivar Dongzao chromosome 8, ASM3175591v1 genomic DNA contains:
- the LOC107413844 gene encoding 3beta,22alpha-dihydroxysteroid 3-dehydrogenase isoform X2, which yields MEFLSSVLLLCISLSIISLYLLLRTSRHRNLRLPPGNLGLPFIGETLQLISAYKTENPEPFIDERVNRFGPIFTTHVFGEPTVFSSDPETNRFILQNEGKLFECSYPSSISNLLGKHSLLLMKGNLHKRMHSLTMSFANSSIIRDHLLDDIDRLIRLNLESWTDRVLLMEEAKKITFELAVKQLMSFDPGEWTESLRKEYVLLIEGFFTVPLPLFSTTYRRAIKARTKVAEALGLIVKQRRKESEEGDGKKDMLAALLAGDDGFSDEQIVDFLLALLVAGYETTSTIMTLAVKFLTETPLALDQLKEEHDQIRAEKKDSLEVLEWNDYKSMPFTQCVVNETLRLANIISGVFRRAMTDIHIKGYTIPKGWKVFASFRAVHLDHEHFKDARTFNPWRWQNNSGGTTNVFTPFGGGPRLCPGYELARVELSVFLHRLVTQFRSTPCLMCSIM from the exons ATGGAATTCTTATCCTCTGTTCTTCTCCTCTGTATTTCTCTCTCAATCATCTCTCTCTATCTTCTCCTCCGAACTTCCCGCCACAGGAATCTCCGGCTGCCGCCCGGGAATCTGGGTCTCCCTTTCATCGGCGAGACTCTCCAGCTGATCTCCGCCTACAAGACCGAGAATCCCGAACCGTTCATCGACGAAAGGGTGAACCGGTTCGGGCCGATTTTCACAACCCATGTGTTCGGCGAGCCTACCGTTTTCTCATCCGACCCGGAGACCAACCGGTTCATTTTGCAGAACGAAGGGAAATTGTTCGAGTGCAGCTATCCCAGCTCCATATCCAATCTGTTGGGGAAGCATTCTTTGCTTCTGATGAAAGGGAATCTCCATAAGAGAATGCATTCGCTCACCATGAGCTTCGCTAACTCTTCCATCATCCGAGATCATCTCCTCGACGATATCGACCGGTTGATCCGGCTCAATTTGGAGTCTTGGACCGACCGGGTTCTTCTCATGGAGGAGGCCAAGaag ATAACATTTGAGCTAGCAGTGAAGCAGCTAATGAGCTTTGATCCAGGAGAATGGACAGAATCGCTAAGAAAAGAATATGTACTTCTTATAGAAGGTTTTTTCACCGTACCTCTACCACTCTTCTCCACCACCTACCGCCGAGCCATCaaa GCGAGGACGAAGGTGGCAGAGGCTTTAGGATTGATAGTGAAGCAGAGAAGGAAAGAGAGTGAAGAAGGCGATGGAAAGAAGGACATGTTAGCAGCTTTGTTGGCCGGAGACGATGGATTCTCCGATGAACAGATTGTCGATTTCTTGCTTGCTTTACTGGTCGCCGGCTACGAAACCACCTCCACTATTATGACTCTAGCCGTCAAGTTCTTGACGGAGACTCCTCTAGCTCTGGATCAGCTCAAG GAGGAACATGACCAAATTCGTGCAGAAAAGAAGGATTCTTTGGAGGTTCTTGAATGGAACGATTACAAATCAATGCCATTTACTCAGTGT GTTGTTAATGAGACTTTACGACTCGCCAATATTATAAGTGGGGTATTCAGGCGAGCGATGACAGACATCCATATTaaag GGTATACAATTCCCAAAGGATGGAAAGTGTTTGCGTCATTTCGTGCAGTACATTTAGATCACGAACATTTCAAGGACGCTAGAACTTTTAATCCATGGAGATGGCAG AATAATTCGGGAGGAACGACAAACGTTTTCACGCCGTTTGGAGGAGGACCAAGGCTGTGCCCTGGTTATGAGCTTGCCAGAGTAGAACTCTCAGTTTTCCTTCACCGTTTAGTTACCCAGTTCag GTCAACGCCATGTCTAATGTGTAGCattatgtaa
- the LOC107413862 gene encoding nuclear pore complex protein NUP88 isoform X1 — translation MRLNFDLHETKPDHRTSRSSSSTPKDDVEWIPLQNHPVFASAATPVQDSTITASAPVTRSLLAWDGASRLYFWDSNKLCLHRISIRLGDPDPTSVLAAFPSKVLQADVQLDFVVHKISINRNGSALFLSGSDGLCIMYLYGRASSKHNTMICRTVNVGSKIYFDGNNFIRVLQVLWHPYSDTHLGILSSDSVFRLFDLSSDVIQPEQEYYLQPVEPGRCSNATSICPVDFSFGGDHLWDRFTVFILFSDGSVYILCPVVPFGSIYRWESVMEIYSDAHAFGLKSSNPTAVGNSNLAISWLEATFPELVDQALEGADLSSVRARPYALFDASLYLQGPLKKACQGEDEDGSFGGAECEGRAVSFLYNVVSKDSIMVTAWSGGQLQVDALADEIQPIWNVGSPPRLRVDSYDQILGLAMICESIQSNHSIVKFDQPLENTVWLGHPPPLLRLAIVDLALPIKGESGSLITMFVDPLMPERIYALHDGGIDSIVLHFLPFTSQIGGKNDTMKTPSVHPVLSTCQGEVSSPSPLYGFVSLSDSFGYSWIVGVTISQECFVLEMKTWDLLLPIHVDTVSRPIHMEELKEREMPDIISKELLSGPKVVLAPQTSPNLRSVSADSIEGRSTLHQYFKLFHENYVEYAHKVHFELMYHGPHLKRIIDEQHARLGEAEQKLLRVEGINSKLKERIDHVIKQHGVLEERLKRLQNLPGAHKKPLSRAEREFKSELDQFRGVELDALRSSITALTARLRKHMPSPEGNESKLQTLISGRKNYVQDSQISQLKSSLEKLSLVNTENTKKVKLVETALINTENTKKVKLFETALKDRESSR, via the exons atgaggtTGAACTTCGATCTTCATGAAACGAAACCGGACCACCGGACAAGCCGGTCGTCGTCCTCCACTCCAAAAGACGATGTGGAATGGATTCCTCTTCAGAACCACCCGGTCTTCGCTTCCGCCGCCACTCCGGTCCAGGACTCCACCATCACCGCCTCGGCTCCGGTGACCAGAAGTCTCTTGGCCTGGGATGGAGCTTCCCGCCTTTACTTCTGGGACTCCAACAAACTATGCCTCCATCGGATCTCTATTCGGCTTGGAGACCCCGACCCCACTTCCGTCCTCGCCGCATTTCCCTCTAAG GTTTTGCAAGCAGATGTGCAGCTAGACTTTGTCGTTCACAAAATATCTATCAATAGGAATGGATCAGCATTATTCCTTTCGGGTTCAGATGGTCTATGTATTATGTATCTCTATGGGCGTGCTTCTTCTAAACACAATACCATGATTTGCAG GACTGTCAATGTTGGTTCAAAAATCTACTTCGACGGCAACAACTTTATACGTGTCCTTCAAGTTTTATGGCATCCTTACAGCGATACCCATTTAGGAATTCTTTCTTCTGATTCAGTTTTCAG ACTCTTTGATTTGTCTTCAGATGTCATTCAACCAGAGCAAGAATATTATCTACAACCTGTGGAACCAGGTAGATGCAGCAATGCTACCTCAATTTGTCCTGTTGATTTTTCATTTGGAGGTGACCACTTATGGGACAGGTTTACT GTCTTTATTTTGTTCAGTGATGGTTCAGTTTACATCCTTTGCCCTGTTGTTCCATTTGGAAG TATTTACAGATGGGAGTCTGTAATGGAGATATACAGTGATGCGCATGCATTCGGGCTGAAATCATCCAATCCAACAGCTGTTGGTAATTCTAATCTGGCAATTTCATGGTTGGAAGCAACATTTCCAGAGTTAGTGGACCAAGCATTGGAAGGGGCTGATCTATCTTCAGTACGAGCTCGTCCTTATGCGTTATTTGATGCATCACTTTACTTGCAG GGCCCCTTGAAAAAAGCATGTCAAGGTGAGGATGAAGATGGAAGTTTTGGTGGTGCAGAGTGTGAAGGCCGAGCTGTCAGTTTTCTTTACAATGTAGTAAGCAAAGACTCAATTATGGTGACTGCTTGGAGTGGCGGGCAGTTACAAGTAGATGCCTTGGCTGATGAAATCCAGCCAATTTGGAATGTTGGTAGCCCCCCTCGCCTACGTGTTGACTCTTACGACCAGATTCTTGGTCTTGCTATGATTTGTGAATCAATTCAGAGTAATCATTCAATTGTGAAGTTCGATCAACCACTTGAAAATACTGTTTGGTTGGGGCATCCTCCTCCCTTATTGAGGCTGGCTATTGTGGACCTAGCTCTTCCAATTAAAGGTGAAAGTGGTTCCCTTATTACAATGTTTGTAGATCCTCTTATGCCAGAAAGAATTTACGCCCTTCATGATGGAGGGATTGATTCAATTGTGTTGCATTTTCTCCCATTTACAAGTCAGATCGGTGGCAAGAATGATACTATGAAAACTCCCTCTGTTCATCCTGTTTTAAGTACATGCCAAGGAGAAGTATCATCACCATCTCCACTTTATGGCTTTGTGTCACTATCGGATTCATTTGGATATTCATGGATTGTTGGAGTCACTATATCTCAAGAATGTTTTGTGCTAGAGATGAAAACATGGGATCTGTTACTTCCTATTCATGTTGATACAGTGAGCAGGCCGATTCACATGGAAGAactgaaagagagagagatgccAGATATCATAAGCAAAGAACTGCTAAGTGGGCCTAAGGTGGTTCTTGCTCCTCAGACCTCACCAAATCTGCGTTCTGTTAGTGCTGATTCTATAGAAGGTCGATCCACACTTCATCAGTACTTCAAGCTTTTCCATGAAAATTATGTGGAGTATGCACATAAG GTGCACTTTGAGCTCATGTACCATGGACCTCACTTGAAGAGAATCATTGATGAGCAGCATGCTCGTTTAGGTGAGGCTGAACAGAAGCTTCTGAGAGTTGAGGGGATAAATTCAAAGCTGAAGGAGAGGATTGATCATGTAATTAAGCAGCACGGTGTCTTGGAAGAGCGCTTGAAACGTCTGCAGAACTTGCCTGGGGCTCACAAGAAACCACTGTCCAGAGCTGAGAGAGAGTTCAAGTCTGAGCTTG ACCAGTTTAGAGGAGTTGAGTTGGATGCTTTGCGTTCTTCAATTACTGCTTTAACTGCAAGATTGAGAAAGCACATGCCGTCTCCCGAGGGCAATGAATCAAAGCTACAAACTCTTATATCTGGGAGGAAAAATTATGTGCAAGATTCTCAAATCTCGCAGCTGAAATCCTCACTCGAGAAGCTTTCACTTGTTAACACTGAGAATACAAAGAAGGTTAAGCTTGTTGAAACTGCACTTATTAACACTGAGAATACAAAGAAGGTTAAGCTATTTGAAACTGCACTAAAGGACCGAGAAAGCAGCAGATGA
- the LOC107413862 gene encoding nuclear pore complex protein NUP88 isoform X2, whose protein sequence is MYLYGRASSKHNTMICRTVNVGSKIYFDGNNFIRVLQVLWHPYSDTHLGILSSDSVFRLFDLSSDVIQPEQEYYLQPVEPGRCSNATSICPVDFSFGGDHLWDRFTVFILFSDGSVYILCPVVPFGSIYRWESVMEIYSDAHAFGLKSSNPTAVGNSNLAISWLEATFPELVDQALEGADLSSVRARPYALFDASLYLQGPLKKACQGEDEDGSFGGAECEGRAVSFLYNVVSKDSIMVTAWSGGQLQVDALADEIQPIWNVGSPPRLRVDSYDQILGLAMICESIQSNHSIVKFDQPLENTVWLGHPPPLLRLAIVDLALPIKGESGSLITMFVDPLMPERIYALHDGGIDSIVLHFLPFTSQIGGKNDTMKTPSVHPVLSTCQGEVSSPSPLYGFVSLSDSFGYSWIVGVTISQECFVLEMKTWDLLLPIHVDTVSRPIHMEELKEREMPDIISKELLSGPKVVLAPQTSPNLRSVSADSIEGRSTLHQYFKLFHENYVEYAHKVHFELMYHGPHLKRIIDEQHARLGEAEQKLLRVEGINSKLKERIDHVIKQHGVLEERLKRLQNLPGAHKKPLSRAEREFKSELDQFRGVELDALRSSITALTARLRKHMPSPEGNESKLQTLISGRKNYVQDSQISQLKSSLEKLSLVNTENTKKVKLVETALINTENTKKVKLFETALKDRESSR, encoded by the exons ATGTATCTCTATGGGCGTGCTTCTTCTAAACACAATACCATGATTTGCAG GACTGTCAATGTTGGTTCAAAAATCTACTTCGACGGCAACAACTTTATACGTGTCCTTCAAGTTTTATGGCATCCTTACAGCGATACCCATTTAGGAATTCTTTCTTCTGATTCAGTTTTCAG ACTCTTTGATTTGTCTTCAGATGTCATTCAACCAGAGCAAGAATATTATCTACAACCTGTGGAACCAGGTAGATGCAGCAATGCTACCTCAATTTGTCCTGTTGATTTTTCATTTGGAGGTGACCACTTATGGGACAGGTTTACT GTCTTTATTTTGTTCAGTGATGGTTCAGTTTACATCCTTTGCCCTGTTGTTCCATTTGGAAG TATTTACAGATGGGAGTCTGTAATGGAGATATACAGTGATGCGCATGCATTCGGGCTGAAATCATCCAATCCAACAGCTGTTGGTAATTCTAATCTGGCAATTTCATGGTTGGAAGCAACATTTCCAGAGTTAGTGGACCAAGCATTGGAAGGGGCTGATCTATCTTCAGTACGAGCTCGTCCTTATGCGTTATTTGATGCATCACTTTACTTGCAG GGCCCCTTGAAAAAAGCATGTCAAGGTGAGGATGAAGATGGAAGTTTTGGTGGTGCAGAGTGTGAAGGCCGAGCTGTCAGTTTTCTTTACAATGTAGTAAGCAAAGACTCAATTATGGTGACTGCTTGGAGTGGCGGGCAGTTACAAGTAGATGCCTTGGCTGATGAAATCCAGCCAATTTGGAATGTTGGTAGCCCCCCTCGCCTACGTGTTGACTCTTACGACCAGATTCTTGGTCTTGCTATGATTTGTGAATCAATTCAGAGTAATCATTCAATTGTGAAGTTCGATCAACCACTTGAAAATACTGTTTGGTTGGGGCATCCTCCTCCCTTATTGAGGCTGGCTATTGTGGACCTAGCTCTTCCAATTAAAGGTGAAAGTGGTTCCCTTATTACAATGTTTGTAGATCCTCTTATGCCAGAAAGAATTTACGCCCTTCATGATGGAGGGATTGATTCAATTGTGTTGCATTTTCTCCCATTTACAAGTCAGATCGGTGGCAAGAATGATACTATGAAAACTCCCTCTGTTCATCCTGTTTTAAGTACATGCCAAGGAGAAGTATCATCACCATCTCCACTTTATGGCTTTGTGTCACTATCGGATTCATTTGGATATTCATGGATTGTTGGAGTCACTATATCTCAAGAATGTTTTGTGCTAGAGATGAAAACATGGGATCTGTTACTTCCTATTCATGTTGATACAGTGAGCAGGCCGATTCACATGGAAGAactgaaagagagagagatgccAGATATCATAAGCAAAGAACTGCTAAGTGGGCCTAAGGTGGTTCTTGCTCCTCAGACCTCACCAAATCTGCGTTCTGTTAGTGCTGATTCTATAGAAGGTCGATCCACACTTCATCAGTACTTCAAGCTTTTCCATGAAAATTATGTGGAGTATGCACATAAG GTGCACTTTGAGCTCATGTACCATGGACCTCACTTGAAGAGAATCATTGATGAGCAGCATGCTCGTTTAGGTGAGGCTGAACAGAAGCTTCTGAGAGTTGAGGGGATAAATTCAAAGCTGAAGGAGAGGATTGATCATGTAATTAAGCAGCACGGTGTCTTGGAAGAGCGCTTGAAACGTCTGCAGAACTTGCCTGGGGCTCACAAGAAACCACTGTCCAGAGCTGAGAGAGAGTTCAAGTCTGAGCTTG ACCAGTTTAGAGGAGTTGAGTTGGATGCTTTGCGTTCTTCAATTACTGCTTTAACTGCAAGATTGAGAAAGCACATGCCGTCTCCCGAGGGCAATGAATCAAAGCTACAAACTCTTATATCTGGGAGGAAAAATTATGTGCAAGATTCTCAAATCTCGCAGCTGAAATCCTCACTCGAGAAGCTTTCACTTGTTAACACTGAGAATACAAAGAAGGTTAAGCTTGTTGAAACTGCACTTATTAACACTGAGAATACAAAGAAGGTTAAGCTATTTGAAACTGCACTAAAGGACCGAGAAAGCAGCAGATGA
- the LOC107413844 gene encoding 3beta,22alpha-dihydroxysteroid 3-dehydrogenase isoform X3 codes for MEFLSSVLLLCISLSIISLYLLLRTSRHRNLRLPPGNLGLPFIGETLQLISAYKTENPEPFIDERVNRFGPIFTTHVFGEPTVFSSDPETNRFILQNEGKLFECSYPSSISNLLGKHSLLLMKGNLHKRMHSLTMSFANSSIIRDHLLDDIDRLIRLNLESWTDRVLLMEEAKKITFELAVKQLMSFDPGEWTESLRKEYVLLIEGFFTVPLPLFSTTYRRAIKARTKVAEALGLIVKQRRKESEEGDGKKDMLAALLAGDDGFSDEQIVDFLLALLVAGYETTSTIMTLAVKFLTETPLALDQLKEEHDQIRAEKKDSLEVLEWNDYKSMPFTQCVVNETLRLANIISGVFRRAMTDIHIKGYTIPKGWKVFASFRAVHLDHEHFKDARTFNPWRWQLGSC; via the exons ATGGAATTCTTATCCTCTGTTCTTCTCCTCTGTATTTCTCTCTCAATCATCTCTCTCTATCTTCTCCTCCGAACTTCCCGCCACAGGAATCTCCGGCTGCCGCCCGGGAATCTGGGTCTCCCTTTCATCGGCGAGACTCTCCAGCTGATCTCCGCCTACAAGACCGAGAATCCCGAACCGTTCATCGACGAAAGGGTGAACCGGTTCGGGCCGATTTTCACAACCCATGTGTTCGGCGAGCCTACCGTTTTCTCATCCGACCCGGAGACCAACCGGTTCATTTTGCAGAACGAAGGGAAATTGTTCGAGTGCAGCTATCCCAGCTCCATATCCAATCTGTTGGGGAAGCATTCTTTGCTTCTGATGAAAGGGAATCTCCATAAGAGAATGCATTCGCTCACCATGAGCTTCGCTAACTCTTCCATCATCCGAGATCATCTCCTCGACGATATCGACCGGTTGATCCGGCTCAATTTGGAGTCTTGGACCGACCGGGTTCTTCTCATGGAGGAGGCCAAGaag ATAACATTTGAGCTAGCAGTGAAGCAGCTAATGAGCTTTGATCCAGGAGAATGGACAGAATCGCTAAGAAAAGAATATGTACTTCTTATAGAAGGTTTTTTCACCGTACCTCTACCACTCTTCTCCACCACCTACCGCCGAGCCATCaaa GCGAGGACGAAGGTGGCAGAGGCTTTAGGATTGATAGTGAAGCAGAGAAGGAAAGAGAGTGAAGAAGGCGATGGAAAGAAGGACATGTTAGCAGCTTTGTTGGCCGGAGACGATGGATTCTCCGATGAACAGATTGTCGATTTCTTGCTTGCTTTACTGGTCGCCGGCTACGAAACCACCTCCACTATTATGACTCTAGCCGTCAAGTTCTTGACGGAGACTCCTCTAGCTCTGGATCAGCTCAAG GAGGAACATGACCAAATTCGTGCAGAAAAGAAGGATTCTTTGGAGGTTCTTGAATGGAACGATTACAAATCAATGCCATTTACTCAGTGT GTTGTTAATGAGACTTTACGACTCGCCAATATTATAAGTGGGGTATTCAGGCGAGCGATGACAGACATCCATATTaaag GGTATACAATTCCCAAAGGATGGAAAGTGTTTGCGTCATTTCGTGCAGTACATTTAGATCACGAACATTTCAAGGACGCTAGAACTTTTAATCCATGGAGATGGCAG TTGGGTTCCTGCTGA
- the LOC107413844 gene encoding 3beta,22alpha-dihydroxysteroid 3-dehydrogenase isoform X1, translated as MEFLSSVLLLCISLSIISLYLLLRTSRHRNLRLPPGNLGLPFIGETLQLISAYKTENPEPFIDERVNRFGPIFTTHVFGEPTVFSSDPETNRFILQNEGKLFECSYPSSISNLLGKHSLLLMKGNLHKRMHSLTMSFANSSIIRDHLLDDIDRLIRLNLESWTDRVLLMEEAKKITFELAVKQLMSFDPGEWTESLRKEYVLLIEGFFTVPLPLFSTTYRRAIKARTKVAEALGLIVKQRRKESEEGDGKKDMLAALLAGDDGFSDEQIVDFLLALLVAGYETTSTIMTLAVKFLTETPLALDQLKEEHDQIRAEKKDSLEVLEWNDYKSMPFTQCVVNETLRLANIISGVFRRAMTDIHIKGYTIPKGWKVFASFRAVHLDHEHFKDARTFNPWRWQNNSGGTTNVFTPFGGGPRLCPGYELARVELSVFLHRLVTQFSWVPAEEDKLVFFPTTRTQKRYPINVKRRTMYGEAM; from the exons ATGGAATTCTTATCCTCTGTTCTTCTCCTCTGTATTTCTCTCTCAATCATCTCTCTCTATCTTCTCCTCCGAACTTCCCGCCACAGGAATCTCCGGCTGCCGCCCGGGAATCTGGGTCTCCCTTTCATCGGCGAGACTCTCCAGCTGATCTCCGCCTACAAGACCGAGAATCCCGAACCGTTCATCGACGAAAGGGTGAACCGGTTCGGGCCGATTTTCACAACCCATGTGTTCGGCGAGCCTACCGTTTTCTCATCCGACCCGGAGACCAACCGGTTCATTTTGCAGAACGAAGGGAAATTGTTCGAGTGCAGCTATCCCAGCTCCATATCCAATCTGTTGGGGAAGCATTCTTTGCTTCTGATGAAAGGGAATCTCCATAAGAGAATGCATTCGCTCACCATGAGCTTCGCTAACTCTTCCATCATCCGAGATCATCTCCTCGACGATATCGACCGGTTGATCCGGCTCAATTTGGAGTCTTGGACCGACCGGGTTCTTCTCATGGAGGAGGCCAAGaag ATAACATTTGAGCTAGCAGTGAAGCAGCTAATGAGCTTTGATCCAGGAGAATGGACAGAATCGCTAAGAAAAGAATATGTACTTCTTATAGAAGGTTTTTTCACCGTACCTCTACCACTCTTCTCCACCACCTACCGCCGAGCCATCaaa GCGAGGACGAAGGTGGCAGAGGCTTTAGGATTGATAGTGAAGCAGAGAAGGAAAGAGAGTGAAGAAGGCGATGGAAAGAAGGACATGTTAGCAGCTTTGTTGGCCGGAGACGATGGATTCTCCGATGAACAGATTGTCGATTTCTTGCTTGCTTTACTGGTCGCCGGCTACGAAACCACCTCCACTATTATGACTCTAGCCGTCAAGTTCTTGACGGAGACTCCTCTAGCTCTGGATCAGCTCAAG GAGGAACATGACCAAATTCGTGCAGAAAAGAAGGATTCTTTGGAGGTTCTTGAATGGAACGATTACAAATCAATGCCATTTACTCAGTGT GTTGTTAATGAGACTTTACGACTCGCCAATATTATAAGTGGGGTATTCAGGCGAGCGATGACAGACATCCATATTaaag GGTATACAATTCCCAAAGGATGGAAAGTGTTTGCGTCATTTCGTGCAGTACATTTAGATCACGAACATTTCAAGGACGCTAGAACTTTTAATCCATGGAGATGGCAG AATAATTCGGGAGGAACGACAAACGTTTTCACGCCGTTTGGAGGAGGACCAAGGCTGTGCCCTGGTTATGAGCTTGCCAGAGTAGAACTCTCAGTTTTCCTTCACCGTTTAGTTACCCAGTTCag TTGGGTTCCTGCTGAAGAGGACAAGCTGGTTTTTTTCCCAACCACAAGGACGCAAAAGAGGTACCCAATCAACGTGAAGCGCAGGACAATGTATGGGGAAGctatgtaa